From Salinicoccus roseus, one genomic window encodes:
- a CDS encoding EMYY motif lipoprotein, which produces MHNKKISIIVSMVLGILLLAGCTSSFQADVESYMASMDDVHVLDSEYDEKMSQLEIGDLPETLSPRNEEIDMERLASLIETLDEEIMPIVSEMKEAVAGIEVSNEELAEIHESYLESLELKGTFVQQLSDYTETYYMSVRSNESLIQLSQTFMENQEERDAVIDSISDEAETEEMDAIVTQINENSTALEEEAEMLQQDESRAEKMEHIDEVMLPLINEHIQSLNEMNLETDKGVRVRSLTLEMYYGFEKYYEERKNTMQYNEQLQELQLQNILPLRETYQQLDQEYYDQLNEIESELS; this is translated from the coding sequence GTGCATAATAAAAAAATTTCAATTATAGTATCCATGGTGCTGGGTATCCTCCTGTTGGCGGGCTGCACTTCCAGTTTCCAGGCGGATGTCGAAAGTTATATGGCAAGCATGGATGATGTGCATGTGCTTGATTCCGAATATGACGAGAAGATGAGTCAGCTGGAAATCGGTGATCTGCCCGAAACGCTCTCTCCCAGAAACGAGGAGATTGATATGGAAAGGCTTGCTTCCCTGATTGAAACGCTGGATGAGGAGATCATGCCCATTGTCTCGGAGATGAAAGAGGCAGTGGCAGGCATCGAAGTCTCAAATGAGGAACTGGCGGAAATCCATGAATCGTACCTTGAGAGCCTGGAGCTGAAGGGGACCTTCGTCCAGCAGCTGAGTGACTATACAGAAACGTATTATATGTCCGTCCGTTCCAATGAGTCGCTCATCCAACTGAGCCAGACCTTCATGGAAAACCAGGAGGAGAGGGATGCAGTGATAGATTCGATCAGCGATGAAGCTGAGACGGAAGAGATGGATGCAATCGTCACCCAGATCAATGAAAATAGCACGGCGCTCGAAGAAGAGGCCGAGATGCTGCAGCAGGATGAATCCAGGGCGGAGAAGATGGAGCATATCGATGAAGTCATGCTCCCCCTCATTAACGAACATATACAATCACTGAATGAAATGAACCTCGAGACCGATAAGGGAGTACGTGTCCGCAGCCTCACCCTTGAGATGTACTATGGTTTTGAAAAGTACTACGAAGAGCGCAAGAACACGATGCAGTACAATGAACAGCTCCAGGAACTGCAGCTGCAGAATATACTCCCATTAAGGGAGACTTATCAGCAGCTGGATCAGGAGTATTATGATCAGCTCAACGAAATAGAGAGCGAACTGTCATAG
- the murB gene encoding UDP-N-acetylmuramate dehydrogenase, whose product MVNHTQIEEDLRSLLDHSEIKTYEPLKKYTYTETGGPADFYITVHDIEDASRVLQYSYSNNIPVTYLGNGSNIIIRDGGIRGIVLNLLELNYLFESDDIITVGSGRAIIDVSNYARDLSLTGMEFACGIPGSVGGAVYMNAGAYGGEIKDCLLEVTVLDETGRRITLRNDELGLEYRKSMVQENDYAVVEAKFRLKPGKLDEIQKMMDDLTERRSTKQPLEYPSCGSVFQRPPGNFAGKLIQEAGLQGYRIGGVEVSKKHAGFMVNVDGGTAGDYEALIEHVQKRVFNLFGVTLNREVRIIGEPAHKQVEPYK is encoded by the coding sequence ATGGTGAACCATACTCAAATCGAAGAAGACTTAAGGTCTCTATTAGATCATTCAGAAATAAAAACATATGAACCCTTAAAAAAATATACATATACGGAAACCGGAGGTCCTGCAGACTTCTACATCACCGTCCATGATATCGAAGACGCCTCCCGCGTCCTCCAGTACAGTTACAGTAATAATATTCCTGTAACTTATCTTGGCAATGGCTCCAACATCATCATAAGGGATGGCGGGATCCGCGGCATTGTATTGAACCTGCTCGAGTTGAATTATTTATTCGAGTCGGATGACATCATTACAGTAGGCAGCGGACGCGCCATCATTGACGTCTCCAACTATGCAAGGGACCTCTCGCTGACCGGTATGGAGTTTGCCTGTGGCATCCCCGGGAGTGTCGGGGGCGCCGTCTATATGAATGCAGGTGCCTATGGCGGCGAAATCAAGGACTGCCTCCTCGAGGTCACCGTTTTGGATGAAACCGGCAGAAGAATCACTTTGAGGAATGACGAGCTGGGACTCGAATACAGGAAAAGCATGGTCCAGGAAAACGACTATGCTGTGGTCGAAGCCAAGTTCAGACTGAAACCCGGGAAACTGGATGAGATTCAGAAAATGATGGATGACCTGACGGAACGCCGGTCAACCAAACAACCTCTCGAGTACCCCTCATGCGGGAGTGTCTTCCAGAGGCCGCCCGGCAATTTTGCAGGTAAACTGATCCAGGAGGCTGGCCTTCAGGGCTACCGTATCGGTGGCGTCGAAGTTTCGAAAAAGCATGCCGGCTTCATGGTCAATGTGGATGGCGGCACAGCAGGTGACTATGAAGCCCTGATTGAACATGTGCAGAAAAGGGTCTTCAACCTTTTCGGTGTCACCCTGAACCGCGAAGTGCGCATCATCGGTGAACCTGCCCATAAGCAGGTGGAACCCTACAAGTGA
- a CDS encoding siderophore ABC transporter substrate-binding protein encodes MVLMVLAACGNGESTSESEASESEGQETVEVENQFTISDEAAEGEEASEEVSETVEVPVNPEKVAVFDYGALSTIHELGEADSVVGLPKGQSASTLPDELEAFQGDEYANLGTLKDPDFEKIAELQPEVIMISGRQATSAMIDEFEKAAPDAQVLYVAPSNENYFEEVKHYTQMIGDIYDKSSEAESLNADLDSKIEEVKQKVTDTDETMLFVMANEGELSAHGPGGRYGFLFEDLGFEPVDEEISTTRHGQAISYEYINDRNPGIILALDRGSAIGGESSSSTVLDNNVIQDVDAIKNDRVVDLDAKLWYLASGGVMTTIGQLEEIEQALEQ; translated from the coding sequence ATGGTACTCATGGTCCTTGCAGCATGTGGAAATGGAGAAAGTACCTCTGAAAGTGAAGCGTCAGAATCGGAAGGGCAGGAAACTGTTGAAGTGGAAAACCAGTTCACGATTTCCGATGAAGCTGCAGAAGGAGAAGAAGCAAGTGAAGAAGTTTCGGAAACTGTGGAAGTGCCGGTGAATCCGGAAAAAGTCGCAGTATTCGACTATGGTGCACTTTCCACAATCCATGAACTCGGCGAGGCGGACAGCGTCGTCGGACTGCCTAAAGGACAAAGTGCAAGCACACTGCCTGATGAACTTGAAGCGTTTCAGGGAGATGAGTACGCAAACCTCGGTACACTGAAAGATCCGGACTTCGAAAAGATTGCTGAACTGCAGCCTGAGGTCATCATGATTTCAGGACGTCAGGCGACTTCCGCAATGATTGATGAGTTTGAGAAAGCGGCACCGGATGCCCAAGTGCTCTATGTCGCACCTTCGAATGAAAATTATTTCGAAGAAGTCAAACATTATACACAGATGATCGGGGACATCTACGACAAATCTTCAGAAGCTGAGTCACTGAATGCAGATCTTGACAGCAAGATAGAGGAAGTGAAGCAGAAAGTGACGGATACAGATGAAACGATGCTGTTCGTCATGGCAAATGAAGGTGAACTTTCAGCACACGGACCAGGTGGACGTTACGGATTCCTTTTTGAAGACCTTGGATTTGAACCGGTAGATGAGGAAATCTCGACTACAAGGCATGGCCAGGCCATCAGTTACGAATATATCAATGATAGGAACCCAGGCATCATCCTTGCCCTCGACAGGGGAAGCGCCATTGGTGGAGAGTCCTCCTCCAGCACAGTCCTTGACAATAATGTCATACAGGATGTGGACGCGATCAAGAACGACAGGGTTGTCGACCTCGACGCAAAACTCTGGTACCTCGCTTCAGGCGGTGTGATGACGACAATCGGCCAGCTTGAAGAAATCGAGCAGGCTCTGGAGCAATAA
- a CDS encoding ABC transporter ATP-binding protein — protein sequence MIDLKGISKIYGQKKVVNDVSVSIAKGKVTSFIGPNGAGKSTLLSMITRLLDQDSGEVLLEGKNILQAPSDALAKKIAILKQSNHMDLKITVRELISFGRFPYSKGRLNERDHEIIDEAISYMELEEYEERYIDELSGGQRQRVYIAMTIAQDTEYIFLDEPLNNLDMKHSVQIMQILRRLVRERNKTIIIVIHDINFASCYSDNIVAMKDGKVAVSGKKDDVIKKEILEDIYEMDINIECIYGQQICVYFDEHQDASVDDFIEDQVRA from the coding sequence ATGATCGATCTTAAAGGTATATCAAAAATTTACGGCCAAAAGAAAGTAGTCAATGACGTATCCGTTTCAATTGCCAAAGGGAAAGTCACTTCCTTCATCGGACCGAATGGCGCCGGCAAGAGTACGCTGCTGTCCATGATCACACGCCTGCTCGACCAGGACAGTGGAGAGGTGCTGCTGGAAGGGAAGAACATCCTTCAGGCACCAAGTGATGCCCTTGCCAAGAAGATTGCCATCCTGAAGCAGTCCAACCACATGGATCTGAAGATCACGGTACGTGAACTGATCAGTTTCGGCCGGTTCCCCTATTCAAAGGGAAGGCTGAACGAAAGGGACCACGAAATCATCGATGAGGCGATCAGCTACATGGAACTTGAGGAATATGAAGAGCGCTATATCGATGAACTTTCCGGCGGCCAGAGGCAGCGTGTATACATTGCCATGACGATTGCCCAGGATACTGAATACATCTTCCTCGATGAACCGCTCAACAATCTTGACATGAAGCACTCCGTGCAGATCATGCAGATCTTGAGGAGGCTCGTGAGGGAACGCAATAAGACGATCATCATCGTCATCCATGACATTAATTTCGCTTCCTGCTATTCCGATAACATCGTTGCAATGAAAGACGGGAAAGTGGCAGTCAGCGGCAAGAAGGATGATGTCATCAAGAAGGAAATCCTTGAGGACATATACGAAATGGACATCAATATAGAGTGCATCTATGGACAGCAGATATGCGTGTACTTCGACGAGCATCAAGATGCTTCGGTGGATGATTTCATCGAAGACCAGGTACGGGCATAG
- a CDS encoding iron chelate uptake ABC transporter family permease subunit, giving the protein MHNGKNNRLLLILTIVTLAIAGFYVLYQLNFDILFYQLPSRVNRVVTMLIVGIAIAISTVIFQTITKNRILTPSIMGLDSVYLFIQTIIVFIVGTNSPLLTNDFVNYLVSMFGLVIFTVLVFKYLFKLTGSHVFLLLLIGIILGTFFNSLSTFMQMLINPDDFLILQNSMFASFNAINDSLIWITGAIVLLMLIIVLRDFHSLDVIALGRDHAINLGINYDRKVSQLLLIIAVLVSVSTALVGPIMFLGLLVVNLAHEMFKTFKHRYLLLGSTLLAVITLLLGQMLTQYVFNQAVEISVIINLVGGVYFIILMLKESRR; this is encoded by the coding sequence ATGCATAATGGAAAGAACAACCGCCTGCTTCTCATATTGACGATTGTGACGTTGGCGATTGCAGGGTTCTATGTCCTCTATCAGTTGAATTTCGACATACTGTTCTATCAGCTTCCTTCCCGGGTCAACCGGGTGGTGACGATGCTGATCGTAGGCATAGCGATTGCGATTTCGACAGTCATCTTCCAGACGATCACGAAAAACCGCATTCTGACCCCATCAATCATGGGGCTTGATTCGGTCTATCTGTTCATACAGACCATCATCGTATTCATAGTAGGGACCAATTCCCCGCTGCTCACCAATGATTTCGTCAACTATCTGGTCAGCATGTTCGGGCTTGTGATCTTTACAGTCCTGGTATTCAAGTATCTTTTCAAGCTTACCGGCAGCCATGTATTCCTGCTGCTCCTGATCGGCATCATATTGGGCACGTTCTTCAACAGCCTGTCGACGTTCATGCAGATGCTGATCAATCCGGACGATTTCCTGATCCTGCAGAATTCGATGTTCGCATCATTCAATGCCATCAATGATTCCCTGATCTGGATCACCGGTGCAATCGTCCTCCTCATGCTGATCATAGTACTCAGGGACTTCCATTCCCTGGACGTGATTGCATTAGGACGGGATCATGCGATAAACTTGGGTATAAACTACGATAGAAAAGTTTCCCAGCTTCTGCTCATCATTGCGGTTCTGGTATCGGTATCGACCGCACTCGTAGGGCCGATCATGTTCCTCGGCCTGCTTGTTGTCAACCTGGCGCATGAAATGTTCAAAACGTTCAAACACCGCTACCTGCTCCTCGGGAGTACGCTGCTTGCAGTGATTACGTTACTCCTCGGTCAGATGCTGACCCAGTACGTATTCAACCAGGCGGTTGAGATCAGTGTAATCATCAACCTTGTCGGCGGTGTGTACTTCATCATATTAATGCTTAAGGAGAGTCGAAGATGA
- a CDS encoding ABC transporter permease → MIHKLFRLDIMIILLVVLSIISMFVGVVDLAPGDLFNLTDNQKNIIMESRFPRTIAIIIAGASLSVCGLIMQQLTRNKFVSPTTAGTMDWARLGILIALMFFPTASLLVKLLFASALSLAGTLLFMQIIQRVQFKDVVFVPLIGLMLGNVVSSVATFLSLRTNSVQSLSSWLQGDFSIIISGRYEVLYISIPFLIIALLYANQFTIAGMGQDFSKNLGLNYKRVINIGLLITAVITALVVVTVGMLPFLGLIIPNIISIFQGDHLKNTILQTAVLGAVFVMICDILGRVIIFPYEISIGLMIGVIGSFIFLIMIFRRVKSNA, encoded by the coding sequence ATGATACATAAACTATTCAGACTGGACATCATGATTATATTATTGGTCGTGCTATCAATTATTTCGATGTTTGTGGGCGTCGTCGACCTTGCTCCTGGTGATCTTTTCAACTTGACCGACAACCAGAAGAACATCATCATGGAGAGCCGGTTTCCAAGGACCATCGCCATCATCATCGCAGGTGCATCACTCAGTGTGTGTGGCCTGATCATGCAGCAGCTGACCCGCAACAAATTTGTTTCTCCCACCACTGCGGGTACGATGGATTGGGCACGGCTCGGCATATTGATCGCACTGATGTTCTTCCCGACGGCGAGCCTTCTTGTGAAACTGCTCTTCGCTTCGGCATTGAGCCTGGCAGGTACACTGCTGTTCATGCAGATTATACAGCGTGTACAGTTCAAGGATGTGGTATTCGTTCCACTCATCGGGCTGATGCTAGGGAATGTGGTCTCCAGCGTGGCGACCTTCCTCAGCCTGAGGACGAATTCGGTCCAGTCCCTATCAAGCTGGCTGCAGGGGGATTTTTCGATCATCATCTCCGGCCGGTATGAAGTCCTATACATAAGCATTCCATTCCTGATCATTGCACTTCTGTATGCCAATCAATTTACGATTGCGGGAATGGGACAGGATTTTTCAAAGAATCTTGGGCTCAACTACAAAAGGGTCATAAACATAGGTCTGCTTATTACTGCAGTGATTACAGCGCTTGTAGTCGTTACTGTGGGAATGCTGCCATTCCTTGGTCTGATCATTCCGAATATCATTTCCATATTTCAGGGGGATCACCTGAAGAATACGATTCTTCAAACAGCAGTACTTGGGGCAGTGTTCGTAATGATATGTGATATTCTTGGACGTGTGATCATCTTTCCGTACGAAATTTCAATCGGGCTGATGATCGGTGTCATAGGAAGTTTCATCTTCTTGATCATGATATTCAGGAGGGTGAAATCAAATGCATAA
- a CDS encoding SDR family NAD(P)-dependent oxidoreductase yields MNLQDKTYIVSSAVTPLGKELSMHLAEQGANVILAGLEHVELDNLLKALQERSEGNHKVVLLEQSKEIDWVATVEEIQQDYNTLNGIILVHTIFTENRSVYDVSFDEFNQVMYEHVWGTYLGIRTLRPMLKDERDAKIINVIEPSFEDVFERNLYYTVTGAIEALTHSTAAELRKEDVDVYALSYRPSIRYEESPERSNSEAINTVMSILSGSEEAPNGNTIIIN; encoded by the coding sequence ATGAATTTGCAGGATAAAACTTATATCGTATCGAGTGCTGTCACACCGCTCGGCAAGGAACTGTCCATGCATCTGGCAGAGCAGGGTGCAAATGTCATTCTTGCAGGGCTTGAACACGTGGAGCTGGACAATCTTCTGAAGGCGCTCCAGGAGCGTTCGGAAGGCAATCATAAGGTGGTCCTTCTGGAGCAATCTAAGGAGATCGACTGGGTGGCTACCGTCGAGGAAATACAGCAGGATTATAATACATTGAATGGAATCATACTCGTCCATACCATATTTACAGAAAACCGTTCCGTATATGATGTGTCGTTTGATGAGTTCAACCAGGTGATGTATGAGCATGTATGGGGCACCTATCTCGGCATACGTACATTGCGGCCCATGCTGAAGGATGAGCGGGACGCCAAGATCATCAATGTCATCGAACCATCCTTTGAAGATGTCTTCGAACGGAACCTGTACTATACGGTGACCGGGGCCATCGAGGCACTCACACATTCCACTGCTGCAGAGCTTAGGAAGGAGGATGTCGATGTGTATGCACTCAGCTACCGTCCTTCCATCAGATATGAGGAATCACCGGAACGCTCGAATTCCGAGGCCATCAACACGGTCATGTCCATCCTTTCAGGCTCGGAAGAGGCGCCGAACGGCAACACCATCATCATCAACTGA
- a CDS encoding FixH family protein, with amino-acid sequence MKSKFMMFAMMLSLALLTACGNGGETEAEMNHDNPGEDEVHALEVDLEVPETAEAGDTVEFSAHVHSNGEDITDADKVMYEVLSGEESLENIEAQHDADGVYTMEYTFEEAGTYTVISHVDAMQLHTMPQAEITVE; translated from the coding sequence ATGAAATCGAAATTTATGATGTTTGCAATGATGCTCAGTCTGGCACTTCTCACGGCCTGCGGCAATGGTGGGGAGACTGAGGCTGAAATGAACCATGACAACCCAGGCGAGGATGAAGTGCATGCACTTGAAGTCGACCTGGAAGTGCCGGAGACTGCAGAAGCCGGCGATACAGTCGAATTCAGCGCCCACGTGCATTCAAATGGCGAGGATATCACGGATGCGGACAAAGTGATGTACGAAGTACTGTCTGGCGAGGAGAGCCTGGAAAATATTGAAGCGCAGCATGACGCGGATGGGGTGTACACCATGGAGTATACATTCGAAGAAGCGGGTACCTATACGGTCATTTCACATGTCGACGCAATGCAACTGCATACTATGCCACAAGCCGAGATCACTGTAGAGTAG
- the ribH gene encoding 6,7-dimethyl-8-ribityllumazine synthase has product MNRIDTKLIGTDLKIAIVAGRFNDFITSQLVSGAEGALVSHDVDTEDIDLIYVPGAFEIPLAAKTLAESGNYDAVVALGCVIRGSTTHYDYVCNEAAKGISQAGLTTGVPVMFGIITTENIEQAIERAGTKAGNKGAETATGAIEMANLMKKIR; this is encoded by the coding sequence ATGAATAGAATAGACACAAAATTGATCGGTACAGACCTTAAGATTGCCATTGTGGCCGGAAGGTTCAATGACTTCATCACATCCCAGCTCGTCAGCGGAGCAGAAGGGGCGCTCGTCAGCCACGATGTCGATACTGAAGACATCGACCTCATCTATGTGCCGGGTGCATTTGAAATCCCGCTTGCAGCCAAGACGCTGGCGGAGTCGGGGAATTATGACGCAGTGGTGGCGCTCGGCTGTGTCATCCGCGGCAGTACGACGCATTATGACTATGTCTGCAATGAGGCCGCCAAGGGCATTTCCCAGGCGGGGCTCACTACAGGTGTCCCCGTCATGTTCGGCATCATCACCACTGAAAATATCGAGCAGGCAATCGAGCGTGCAGGCACCAAGGCCGGGAACAAAGGTGCGGAAACTGCAACCGGCGCCATAGAAATGGCCAACCTCATGAAAAAGATACGATGA
- the ribB gene encoding 3,4-dihydroxy-2-butanone-4-phosphate synthase, producing the protein MFDTIESAVEDLKQGKLIIVVDDEDRENEGDLVGIAEYITADEVNFMATHGRGLICTPLTGEIAEKAGLSPMVNNNRDPHGTAFTASIDHVSTTTGISAHERYDTIRALTEGGVKPSDFNAPGHIFPLVAKDGGVLERMGHTEASTDLARLSGAVPVGVICEIMNDDGTMARVDDLEIYKEKHDLKMITIEDLKRHMQKFTGVTLESTVQLPTDYGRFKMYGFVDNDTGKEHLALVHGELKNNMTVRIHSECLTGDVFHSQRCDCGEQLERAMRIINDQDGIILYMRQEGRGIGLINKLKAYELIEQGYDTVSANEHLGFDADLRKYDVAADMLHQLGLDEVTLLSNNPRKIRGLEEEGIKVNRQSHIVQANVVNQDYLKTKKEKLGHLL; encoded by the coding sequence ATCGTGAAAATGAAGGGGATCTGGTAGGTATCGCAGAGTATATTACAGCCGATGAAGTGAACTTCATGGCCACCCATGGCCGCGGCCTGATCTGTACGCCGCTGACCGGTGAAATTGCAGAAAAGGCCGGGCTCTCCCCGATGGTGAACAACAACAGAGATCCCCATGGGACGGCTTTTACGGCCTCCATCGACCATGTCTCCACGACGACCGGCATCAGTGCCCATGAACGGTATGATACGATCCGTGCGCTGACGGAGGGAGGGGTTAAGCCTTCTGATTTCAACGCCCCCGGCCATATATTTCCGCTGGTGGCAAAGGATGGCGGAGTGCTTGAACGCATGGGACACACCGAAGCATCGACGGATCTGGCCCGCCTGTCAGGGGCGGTGCCGGTTGGAGTAATATGTGAAATCATGAATGATGACGGCACGATGGCGCGTGTGGACGACCTTGAAATCTACAAGGAGAAGCATGACCTCAAAATGATAACGATAGAAGATCTGAAGCGGCACATGCAGAAATTCACAGGCGTCACCCTGGAAAGTACCGTCCAGCTGCCGACGGACTATGGCCGGTTCAAGATGTACGGATTCGTAGACAATGACACGGGCAAGGAACATCTTGCGCTTGTACACGGCGAACTGAAGAACAACATGACAGTGAGGATCCACTCCGAATGCCTGACCGGGGATGTCTTCCACAGTCAGCGCTGCGATTGTGGAGAACAGCTGGAACGTGCGATGCGCATCATAAACGACCAGGATGGCATCATCCTGTATATGAGGCAGGAAGGCCGGGGGATCGGTCTGATCAACAAGCTCAAAGCCTATGAACTGATCGAGCAGGGCTATGATACGGTAAGTGCAAACGAGCATCTCGGTTTTGATGCCGACTTGAGGAAATACGATGTTGCTGCGGATATGCTCCACCAGCTCGGGCTGGATGAGGTGACACTGCTCAGCAACAACCCAAGAAAAATCAGGGGGCTCGAAGAGGAAGGCATCAAGGTGAACCGGCAGAGCCACATTGTTCAGGCGAATGTCGTCAACCAGGATTATTTGAAGACCAAAAAGGAAAAACTCGGACATCTGCTCTAG